The following proteins are co-located in the Gorilla gorilla gorilla isolate KB3781 chromosome 18, NHGRI_mGorGor1-v2.1_pri, whole genome shotgun sequence genome:
- the CARHSP1 gene encoding calcium-regulated heat-stable protein 1 isoform X5, which yields MSSEPPPPPQPPTHQASVGLLDTPRSRERSPSPLRGNVVPSPLPTRRTRTFSATVRASQGPVYKGVCKCFCRSKGHGFITPADGGPDIFLHISDVEGEYVPVEGDEVTYKMCSIPPKNEKLQAVEVVITHLAPGTKHETWSGHVISS from the exons ATGTCATCTGAGCCTCCCCCACCACCACAGCCCCCCACCCATCAAGCTTCAGTCGGGCTGCTGGACACCCCTCGGAGCCGGGAGCGCTCACCATCCCCTCTGCGGGGCAACGTGGTCCCAAGCCCACTGCCCACTCGCCGGACGAGGACCTTCTCGGC GACGGTGCGGGCTTCCCAGGGCCCCGTCTACAAAGGAGTCTGCAAATGCTTCTGCCGGTCCAAGGGCCACGGCTTCATTACCCCAGCTGATGGCGGCCCCGACATCTTCCTGCACATCTCTGA TGTGGAAGGGGAGTATGTCCCAGTGGAAGGCGACGAGGTCACCTATAAAATGTGCTCCATCCCGCCCAAGAATGAGAAGCTGCAGGCCGTGGAGGTCGTCATCACTCACCTGGCACCAGGCACCAAGCATGAGACCTGGTCTGGACATGTCATCAGCTCCTAG
- the CARHSP1 gene encoding calcium-regulated heat-stable protein 1 isoform X3, with protein MSAMSSEPPPPPQPPTHQASVGLLDTPRSRERSPSPLRGNVVPSPLPTRRTRTFSATVRASQGPVYKGVCKCFCRSKGHGFITPADGGPDIFLHISDVEGEYVPVEGDEVTYKMCSIPPKNEKLQAVEVVITHLAPGTKHETWSGHVISS; from the exons AT GTCAGCCATGTCATCTGAGCCTCCCCCACCACCACAGCCCCCCACCCATCAAGCTTCAGTCGGGCTGCTGGACACCCCTCGGAGCCGGGAGCGCTCACCATCCCCTCTGCGGGGCAACGTGGTCCCAAGCCCACTGCCCACTCGCCGGACGAGGACCTTCTCGGC GACGGTGCGGGCTTCCCAGGGCCCCGTCTACAAAGGAGTCTGCAAATGCTTCTGCCGGTCCAAGGGCCACGGCTTCATTACCCCAGCTGATGGCGGCCCCGACATCTTCCTGCACATCTCTGA TGTGGAAGGGGAGTATGTCCCAGTGGAAGGCGACGAGGTCACCTATAAAATGTGCTCCATCCCGCCCAAGAATGAGAAGCTGCAGGCCGTGGAGGTCGTCATCACTCACCTGGCACCAGGCACCAAGCATGAGACCTGGTCTGGACATGTCATCAGCTCCTAG
- the CARHSP1 gene encoding calcium-regulated heat-stable protein 1 isoform X1: MPPPPPEGQPATSFPARQNRGPTGECSNIRKLSPERGKDLSRASDCRTVSLPPEPRAEAALEPTPSYSMSAMSSEPPPPPQPPTHQASVGLLDTPRSRERSPSPLRGNVVPSPLPTRRTRTFSATVRASQGPVYKGVCKCFCRSKGHGFITPADGGPDIFLHISDVEGEYVPVEGDEVTYKMCSIPPKNEKLQAVEVVITHLAPGTKHETWSGHVISS, from the exons ATGCCGCCACCTCCTCCAGAAGGCCAGCCAGCCACCAGCTTCCCAGCCCGACAGAACCGAGGCCCGACGGGAGAGTGCAGCAAT ATTCGGAAACTGAGCCCAGAGCGGGGAAAGGACTTATCAAGGGCCTCCGACTGCCGGACTGTTTCTCTTCCCCCTGAACCTCGAGCTGAGGCCGCGTTAGAGCCGACACCTTCGTATTCAAT GTCAGCCATGTCATCTGAGCCTCCCCCACCACCACAGCCCCCCACCCATCAAGCTTCAGTCGGGCTGCTGGACACCCCTCGGAGCCGGGAGCGCTCACCATCCCCTCTGCGGGGCAACGTGGTCCCAAGCCCACTGCCCACTCGCCGGACGAGGACCTTCTCGGC GACGGTGCGGGCTTCCCAGGGCCCCGTCTACAAAGGAGTCTGCAAATGCTTCTGCCGGTCCAAGGGCCACGGCTTCATTACCCCAGCTGATGGCGGCCCCGACATCTTCCTGCACATCTCTGA TGTGGAAGGGGAGTATGTCCCAGTGGAAGGCGACGAGGTCACCTATAAAATGTGCTCCATCCCGCCCAAGAATGAGAAGCTGCAGGCCGTGGAGGTCGTCATCACTCACCTGGCACCAGGCACCAAGCATGAGACCTGGTCTGGACATGTCATCAGCTCCTAG
- the LITAFD gene encoding lITAF domain-containing protein, whose amino-acid sequence MPVVGTSMPVQAVCPYCGNRIITVTTFVPGALTWLLCTTLFVFG is encoded by the coding sequence ATGCCCGTGGTGGGGACGTCCATGCCGGTGCAGGCTGTGTGTCCCTACTGTGGAAACCGCATCATCACGGTGACGACCTTTGTCCCGGGTGCCCTCACCTGGCTGCTGTGTACCACCCTCTTCGTGTTCGGGTGA
- the CARHSP1 gene encoding calcium-regulated heat-stable protein 1 isoform X2 → MGQLSVSVCLQRRNLGALRSAMSSEPPPPPQPPTHQASVGLLDTPRSRERSPSPLRGNVVPSPLPTRRTRTFSATVRASQGPVYKGVCKCFCRSKGHGFITPADGGPDIFLHISDVEGEYVPVEGDEVTYKMCSIPPKNEKLQAVEVVITHLAPGTKHETWSGHVISS, encoded by the exons ATGGGTCAGCTCAGTGTCTCTGTCTGTTTACAAAGGAGGAACCTAGGTGCACTAAG GTCAGCCATGTCATCTGAGCCTCCCCCACCACCACAGCCCCCCACCCATCAAGCTTCAGTCGGGCTGCTGGACACCCCTCGGAGCCGGGAGCGCTCACCATCCCCTCTGCGGGGCAACGTGGTCCCAAGCCCACTGCCCACTCGCCGGACGAGGACCTTCTCGGC GACGGTGCGGGCTTCCCAGGGCCCCGTCTACAAAGGAGTCTGCAAATGCTTCTGCCGGTCCAAGGGCCACGGCTTCATTACCCCAGCTGATGGCGGCCCCGACATCTTCCTGCACATCTCTGA TGTGGAAGGGGAGTATGTCCCAGTGGAAGGCGACGAGGTCACCTATAAAATGTGCTCCATCCCGCCCAAGAATGAGAAGCTGCAGGCCGTGGAGGTCGTCATCACTCACCTGGCACCAGGCACCAAGCATGAGACCTGGTCTGGACATGTCATCAGCTCCTAG